A region from the Hippoglossus hippoglossus isolate fHipHip1 chromosome 18, fHipHip1.pri, whole genome shotgun sequence genome encodes:
- the chd3 gene encoding chromodomain-helicase-DNA-binding protein 3 isoform X5 — MSSPLRSCEEDEGMVVNSEGGDFDEEDDDGDRDEDASDINSPAAPRETATAAAAAAAPEEEAEASDREVPCRKKGRPKKKKDTKKKDKEGKPAKAKKRKKIDSNVERDSDRERDFGENSDSVASDYGSGEKKKKRKHKERKEKKTKKKKKDDVERDSSQEESTKPMEQKNSAQLAKEWGLEDVDHTFTEEDYRELTNYKAFSQFMRPMIAKKNPKIPMSKMMTILGAKWREFSSNNPFKGNAAAVAAAAAAAAIAVAEQVSAATASPEPPPQPPPIRKAKTKEGKGPGYKKRSKSPRVSDKKKAQAKAKKMAPIRIKLSPIGAKRKKSCSSDDIEEDESEQEDSSVHSSSVRSDSSGRVKKNKRGRPVKKKKKSVISCPPPVPGEEEGEGYETDHQDYCEVCQQGGEIILCDTCPRAYHLVCLEPELDKAPEGKWSCPHCEKEGIQWEAKDEEFEDFEEDSEDRVISDVGAGIVVPTGAEEEDDDHMEFCRVCKDGGELLCCDTCTSSYHIHCLNPPLPEIPNGEWLCPRCTCPQIKGRVQKILHWRWGEPPSPIPVPPAPDAAPDAPPPPPMKGRPEREFFVKLVGQSYWHCTWITELQLEIFHSVMYRNYQRKTDMDEPPSLDYGSGGEDENGVGKSEKRRAKDPEYAIMDDKYYKYGIKPEWMMIHRIINHSSHCLSVSVDKKVTYHYLVKWRDLTYDQCTWERDDLDIPDFAIYKAKYWRHRDLITKEDPDKPRKMRSRNPEGEEESPASPVTDPTIKYEEQPDFVTSTGGTLHLYQLEGLNWLRFSWAQGTDTILADEMGLGKTIQTIVFLYSLFKEGHTKGPFLVSAPLSTIINWEREFEMWAPNFYVVTYTGDKDSRAIIRENEFSFDDTAVKGGKKAFKLRRDAPIKFHVLLTSYELVTIDQTALKSIDWACLVVDEAHRLKNNQSKFFRRLNDYKIDHKLLLTGTPLQNNLEELFHLLNFLTPNRFNNLEGFLEEFADISKEDQIKKLHDLLGPHMLRRLKADVFKNMPAKTELIVRVELSPMQKKYYKLILTKNFEALNSKGGNQVSLLNIMMDLKKCCNHPYLFPVASMEAQKTPTGAYEGSALTKASGKLTLMQKMLRNLKEQGHRVLVFSQMTKMMDLLEDFLDYEGYKYERIDGSVTGALRQEAIDRFNAPGACQFCFLLSTRAGGLGINLATADTVVIFDSDWNPHNDIQAFSRAHRIGQANKVMIYRFVTRASVEERITQVAKRKMMLTHLVVRPGLGSKAGSMSKQELDDILKFGTEELFKDEGEGMKNTTGDKVEDEGNVIHYDSSAIERLLDRSQNESDDTDVQNMNEYLSSFKVAQYMVREEDKVEEIEREIIKQEENVDPDYWEKLLRHHYEQQQEDLASKLGKGKRNRKPVNYNDAAQEDQDNQSEYSVGSEEEDEDFDDRPEGRRQSRRQLRNEKDKPLPPLLARVGGNLEVLGFNTRQRKAFLNAVMRWGMPSQDAFSSQWLVRDLRGKSEKEFKAYVSLFMRHLCEPVADGAETFADGVPREGLCRQPVLTRIGVMSLVKKKIQEFEHINGRWSLPELKPEVNVDKSSSRASSPAVKTATPTPDGSYSNTPCTSMPATPAPADKLEKNGKEGEKEEDKEEGETLSEKGKEKDEGTEVDDNKTGDSEELSSTKETPQSASPCQKAEDIEEHDLKEAEKKETPDSPAAATEEKKAQEESNEETKQDTELKEEKSDGEKTAEEKEKDNEKHEETPTATEATDAKEKSEVADVKKEEVKGEKDAGKEVRAAKEEAPKGNGRPPVERPRFMFNIADGGFTELHTLWQNEERAAISSGKMNEIWHRRHDFWLLAGIVIHGYARWQDIQNDPQFAIVNEPFKTQANKGNFLEMKNKFLARRFKLLEQALVIEEQLRRAAYLNMTQDPSHPAMALNARFAEVECLAESHQHLSKESLAGNKPANSVLHKVLNQLEELLSDMKADVTRLPATLSRVPPIAARLQMSERSILSRLASKGTETHTPPPIPPGPYATPQNYGAPFTPAPPSALYMGGANYSQMPPGSFISEAAAAAGATGGAAGGAAGGPTAASVCQKTKEHDVVQRQRVVDLWKDGKSEGAIGQELRMPKSTVHSIIVKYRLSNTVENLPRNGRPKKP, encoded by the exons AATTCCGAGGGAGGAGATTTCGATGAAGAAGACGACGACGGGGACCGAGACGAGGACGCAAGCGACATAAACTCTCCGGCGGCGCCTCGGGAAACTGCAacagccgccgccgctgccgccgcgCCAG aagaagaggcagaggcaTCAGACAGAGAGGTCCCGTGCAGGAAGAAAGGACGGCCGAAGAAAAAGAAGGACACAAAGAAGAAGGACAAAGAGGGGAAACCTGCCAAAGCAAAGAAACGCAAGAAGATC GACAGCAATGTAGAGAGAGActcggacagagagagagacttcgGCGAGAACTCCGACAGTGTCGCCAGCGACTATGGATctggtgagaaaaagaaaaagaggaaacataaagaaaggaaggagaagaaaaccaagaagaagaaaaaagatgacGTGGAGCGGGACAGCAGTCAGGAGGAATCAACAAAG CCAATGGAGCAGAAGAACTCGGCCCAGCTGGCAAAGGAGTGGGGTCTGGAGGATGTTGATCATACCTTCACAGAGGAAGACTACAGGGAACTCACCAACTACAAAGCCTTCAGTCAGTTCATGAG GCCAATGATCGCCAAGAAGAACCCTAAGATCCCCATGTCGAAGATGATGACCATCCTGGGGGCCAAATGGAGGGAGTTCAGCTCTAACAACCCCTTTAAGGGCAACGCCGCCGCCGtcgctgcggctgctgcagctgctgccattGCCGTCGCCGAGCAGGTCTCTGCAGCGACCGCCTCGCCTGAGCCGCCGCCACAGCCACCACCAATCAGGAAAGCCAAGACGAAAGAGGGCAAAG GCCCTGGCTACAAAAAGCGCAGTAAAAGCCCTCGAGTCTCAGACAAGAAAAAGGCTCAAGCAAAGGCTAAAAAGATGGCACCCATCCGTATCAAACTGTCGCCCATAGGTgccaagaggaagaagagctgCTCC AGCGATGATATAGAGGAGGACGAGTCCGAGCAGGAGGACTCCAGCGTCCACAGCTCCTCGGTTCGCTCGGACAGCTCCGGCCGTGTCAAGAAGAACAAGCGAGGACGTCCtgtcaagaagaagaagaaaa GTGTCATTTCATGCCCACCTCCAGTCCctggggaagaggagggggagggctACGAGACGGACCATCAGGACTACTGCGAGGTGTGTCAGCAGGGCGGAGAAATCATCCTGTGTGACACTTGTCCCAGAGCTTATCACCTCGTCTGTCTGGAGCCTGAGCTGGACAAGGCCCCCGAGGGCAAGTGGAGCTGCCCGCACTGC GAAAAAGAAGGAATCCAGTGGGAAGCAAAGGACGAGGAGTTTGAGGACTTTGAGGAGGACAGCGAGGACAGGGTGATATCAGACGTCGGGGCCGGGATTGTGGTCCCCACcggggcggaggaggaggatgacgacCACATGGAGTTCTGTCGGGTGTGCAAAGACGGAGGTGAACTGTTGTGTTGCGACACCTGCACCTCGTCGTACCACATCCACTGTCTCAACCCGCCGCTGCCAGAGATCCCCAACGGAGAGTGGCTGTGTCCACGATGCACG TGTCCGCAAATCAAAGGCCGCGTCCAGAAAATTCTCCACTGGCGGTGGGGAGAGCCTCCATCGCCGATTCCTGTTCCCCCGGCTCCTGACGCCGCGCCTGACGCCCCGCCGCCGCCACCCATGAAGGGCAGACCCGAGAGGGAGTTCTTTGTCAAGTTGGTCGGGCAGTCTTACTGGCACTGCACATGGATCACCGAGCTTCAG CTGGAGATCTTCCACTCGGTGATGTacagaaactaccagaggaaGACGGACATGGACGAGCCTCCCAGTCTGGATTATGGTTCCGGAGGAGAAGACGAGAACGGAGTGGGAAAGAGCGAGAAGAGGAGGGCTAAGGATCCTGAGTACGCCATCATGGATGACAAATACTACAAGTATGGCATCAAGCCTGAGTGGATGATGATCCACCGCATCATCAATCACAG CTCtcactgtttgtctgtcagtgtgGACAAGAAGGTGACGTACCACTACCTGGTGAAGTGGAGAGACCTGACCTACGACCAGTGCACCTGGGAGAGGGACGACCTGGATATCCCTGATTTTGCAATTTACAAGGCCAAATACTGGAGGCACAG AGATTTAATAACGAAGGAGGATCCAGACAAACCCAGGAAGATGAGGAGCAGGAACCCAGAGGGTGAAGAGGAGTCTCCTGCTTCACCAGTCACTGAC CCTACGATAAAATACGAAGAGCAGCCAGACTTCGTCACATCGACCGGCGGGACGCTGCATCTGTACCAGCTCGAGGGTCTGAACTGGCTGCGGTTTTCTTGGGCCCAGGGCACCGACACCATCCTCGCAGATGAGATGGGCCTCGGCAAAACCATCCAGACCATTGTCTTCCTCTACTCACTTTTCAAAGAG GGTCACACCAAGGGCCCGTTCCTGGTCAGCGCTCCGCTCTCCACCATCATCAACTGGGAGAGGGAGTTCGAGATGTGGGCACCCAACTTCTACGTAGTGACGTACACAGGAGACAAGGACAGTCGAGCCATCATCCGAGAGAACGAGTTCTCCTTCGACGACACGGCTGTCAAAGGAGGAAAGAAGGCCTTTAAACTGAGG AGGGACGCTCCTATTAAATTCCATGTGCTGCTGACGTCCTATGAGTTGGTGACCATCGACCAGACGGCGCTCAAGTCCATCGACTGGGCCTGTCTGGTGGTGGACGAGGCTCACCGCCTTAAGAACAACCAGTCCAAG TTTTTCAGGCGTCTGAACGATTATAAGATCGaccacaagctgctgctgacaggaaCTCCTCTGCAGAACAACCTGGAGGAGCTGTTCCACCTGCTCAACTTCCTCACGCCCAACCGCTTCAA TAACCTCGAGGGCTTCCTGGAAGAGTTTGCCGACATTTCCAAGGAGGACCAGATCAAGAAGCTCCACGACCTCCTGGGGCCTCACATGCTGCGGAGGCTGAAGGCCGACGTCTTCAAGAACATGCCCGCCAAGACCGAGCTGATTGTCAGAGTGGAGCTGAGCCCTATGCAGaa GAAATACTACAAGTTGATTCTGACCAAGAATTTCGAGGCTCTGAACTCGAAGGGAGGAAACCAGGTGTCACTGCTCAACATCATGATGGACCTCAAGAAGTGCTGCAACCACCCCTACCTCTTCCCTGTGGCCTccatg GAAGCTCAGAAAACGCCCACCGGTGCTTACGAGGGGTCGGCCCTCACCAAGGCTTCTGGGAAACTGACGCTGATGCAGAAAATGCTGAGGAATCTGAAAGAGCAGGGGCACCGAGTGCTTGTGTTCTCACAG ATGACTAAAATGATGGACTTGTTAGAAGACTTCCTGGACTATGAGGGTTATAAGTACGAGAGAATTGACGGAAGCGTCACGGGAGCGCTGAGACAAGAGGCCATCGATCGCTTCAATG CTCCTGGTGCTTGTCAGTTTTGTTTCCTGCTCTCCACCAGAGCCGGAGGTTTGGGGATCAACTTGGCCACAGCTGACACCGTCGTCATCTTCGACTCGGACTGGAATCCTCACAACGACATACAG GCGTTCAGCCGAGCCCACCGAATCGGGCAGGCCAACAAGGTTATGATCTACCGCTTTGTGACCCGAGCCAGCGTGGAGGAGCGGATCACTCAGGTGGCCAAGAGGAAAATGATGCTGACCCACCTGGTGGTCCGGCCAGGCCTCGGATCCAAGGCAGGCTCCATGAGCAAACAGGAACTGGACGACATCCTCAAGTTTGGAACAGAGGAGCTCTTCAAGGATGAGGGAGAAG GTATGAAAAACACCACGGGGGATAAAGTGGAGGACGAGGGCAACGTCATCCACTACGACAGCTCTGCCATTGAGAGGCTGCTGGACCGAAGCCAGAACGAGTCGGACGACACGGACGTCCAGAACATGAACGAGTACCTCAGCTCCTTTAAAGTGGCCCAGTACATGGTCCGAGAGGAGGATAAG GTCGAGGAGATCGAGCGGGAGATCATCaaacaggaggagaacgtgGACCCTGATTATTGGGAGAAGCTGCTGCGGCACCACtacgagcagcagcaggaggaccTCGCCAGCAAACTGGGTAAAGGCAAGAGGAACCGCAAGCCCGTCAACTACAACGACGCAGCACAGGAGGACCAAG ATAACCAGTCCGAGTATTCAGTGGGCtccgaggaggaggacgaggacttTGACGATCGAccagagg GTCGAAGACAGTCGCGTCGCCAGTTGAGGAATGAGAAAGATaaacctctgcctcctctcctggCCAGAGTCGGAGGCAACCTTGAG GTGCTGGGCTTTAACACACGCCAGCGGAAGGCCTTCCTGAACGCAGTGATGCGCTGGGGGATGCCGTCTCAGGACGCGTTTTCCTCCCAGTGGTTGGTGAGAGACCTCAGGGGCAAGAGTGAAAAAGAATTCAA AGCTTACGTGTCTCTCTTCATGCGTCACCTGTGCGAGCCGGTGGCTGACGGCGCTGAGACGTTCGCAGACGGTGTCCCGAGGGAGGGACTGTGTCGCCAGCCGGTCCTCACGCGAATCGGCGTCATGTCCCTCGTCAAGAAGAAG ATCCAGGAGTTTGAGCACATCAACGGCCGGTGGAGTCTCCCAGAGCTCAAGCCTGAGGTCAACGTGGACAAATCCTCCTCCAGGGCCTCCTCTCCCGCAGTGAAGACCGCCACGCCCACGCCAGACGGCAGCTACAGCAACACACCGTGCACCTCCATGCCAG CGACCCCTGCTCCTGCAGACAAGTTGGAAAAGAAcggaaaagagggggagaaggaggaggacaaagaggaaGGTGAGACCCTGTCggagaaagggaaggagaagGATGAGGGGACAGAGGTGGACGACAACAAGACTGGAGACTCTGAAGAG CTGTCCTCGACAAAAGAGACACCACAGAGTGCGTCTCCTTGTCAAAAGGCCGAAGATATAGAGGAGCACGACCTGAAAGAGGCGGAGAAGAAGGAAACGCCAGACAGTCCAGCTGCCgcgacagaggagaagaaagcgCAGGAGGAGAGCAACGAAGAGACGAAGCAAGACACAGAgttaaaagaagagaaatcag ATGGAGAGAAGACGgcggaggagaaggaaaaagacaacGAAAAGCACGAAGAGACGCCCACGGCAACGGAAGCGACAGACGCCAAGGAGAAGTCCGAGGTGGCCGACGTGAAGAAAG AGGAGGTGAAAGGTGAAAAAGATGCCGGAAAAGAAGTCAGAGCAGCGAAGGAGGAGGCACCCAAAGGTAACGGGAGGCCTCCTGTTGAGCGACCTCGCTTCATGTTCAACATCGCAGATGGCGGCTTCACTG AGCTGCACACTCTTTGGCAGAACGAGGAGCGGGCTGCCATCTCCTCGGGGAAGATGAACGAGATCTGGCACCGCCGACACGACTTCTGGCTGCTGGCGGGAATTGTGAT TCACGGCTACGCCCGGTGGCAGGACATCCAGAACGATCCCCAGTTCGCCATCGTCAACGAGCCTTTCAAGACGCAGGCGAACAAAGGCAACTTCCTGGAGATGAAGAACAAGTTCCTGGCTCGACGGTTTAAG CTGTTGGAGCAGGCGCTCGTGATCGAGGAGCAGCTGCGGCGGGCGGCCTACCTGAACATGACCCAGGACCCCAGCCACCCAGCCATGGCACTCAACGCTCGCTTTGCAGAGGTGGAGTGCCTGGCGGAGTCGCACCAGCACCTCAGCAAGGAGTCGCTGGCGGGAAACAAGCCAGCCAACTCTGTCCTGCACAAAG